The DNA segment GGGTGTTTACAGCGGAGCTCTGGAAATGGCTCTATCAACATATTGTTGGTAAGTTCATTAGATACGTAAGGTTGCATTCCCATTGCTATTCCTAGCCCTTGTAATGCTGTTGTTAGAGCATGATCATAACTGTCAAACCTTAAACCTGCATCAGGTTCAACCCCTTGAACACCAGCTTGCTTTAACCATAATGACCAGTCAATACTTGAAGGGTAAACTTGCAGTATCGGTGCATCAGATAAATTTTCAGCAGTAGATAAGGTTGGAAAATTATCTAAAAATGATGGTGAACAAACAGGGAACAGTTCAGAGGTAAACAGATAACTAAATTCCAGCTCACTATTTGTTTTAGAGCCAATTTTGATACACGCATCAACATCACTATGATCAAAATCAACATCTTCATAAGAAGTATGAATACGAACATTAATTTCAGGATGCTGTTTATTAAATTTATTTAGCTTTGGAATTAACCAGCGAATAGCAATTGTTGAATAAAGTTGAATGGTTAGGGTATTACTGTCCTGAGGTTTCAATAAAGCTGAGGTGCCATCAGCGATACGTTCAAATGCATCTCGAAGTATTGGATAGTACTTTTTTCCTGCTTCAGTAAGCTCAATTGTACGAGTTTTTCGGTGAAAAACCTCTATATTCAAATAAGATTCTAATTGTTTAATTTGATGACTTATTGCCGAAACCGACACACATAATTCATCTGCAGCACCATTAAAGGAGCCATTTCTGGCAGCCGCTTCAAAGCATTTGAGCGAGTTTAGCGGCGGCATCTTTCTCATCTTTCAATATCCTTTGTTGAAAA comes from the Thalassotalea nanhaiensis genome and includes:
- the gcvA gene encoding transcriptional regulator GcvA; this encodes MRKMPPLNSLKCFEAAARNGSFNGAADELCVSVSAISHQIKQLESYLNIEVFHRKTRTIELTEAGKKYYPILRDAFERIADGTSALLKPQDSNTLTIQLYSTIAIRWLIPKLNKFNKQHPEINVRIHTSYEDVDFDHSDVDACIKIGSKTNSELEFSYLFTSELFPVCSPSFLDNFPTLSTAENLSDAPILQVYPSSIDWSLWLKQAGVQGVEPDAGLRFDSYDHALTTALQGLGIAMGMQPYVSNELTNNMLIEPFPELRCKHPDSWYFVCRKERSHLKKVKIFKEWLVEQIESSPELASLRAE